One Ochotona princeps isolate mOchPri1 chromosome 7, mOchPri1.hap1, whole genome shotgun sequence genomic window carries:
- the PCDH10 gene encoding protocadherin-10 → MIVLLFFALLWMVEGVFSQLHYTVQEEQEHGTFVGNIAEDLGLDITKLSARRFQTVPNSRTPYLDLNLETGVLYVNEKIDREQICKQSPSCVLHLEVFLENPLELFRVEIEVLDINDNPPAFPEPDLTVEISESATPGTRFPLESAFDPDVGTNSLRDYEITPNSYFSLDVQTQGDGNRFAELVLEKPLDREQQAVHRYVLTAVDGGGGGGKGGGGEEGGGGPGGAGLPPQQQRTGTALLTIRVLDSNDNVPAFDQPVYTVSLPENSPPGTLVIQLNATDPDEGQNGEVVYSFSSHISPRARELFGLSPRTGRLEVSGELDFEESPVYQVYVQAKDLGPNAVPAHCKVLVRVLDANDNAPEISFSTVKEAVSEGAAPGTVVALFSVTDRDSEENGQVQCELLGDVPFRLKSSFKNYYTIVTEAPLDRESGDSYTLTVVARDQGEPSLSTSKSIQVQVSDVNDNAPRFSQPVYDVYVTENNVPGAYIYAVSATDRDEGANAQLAYSILECQIQGMSVFTYVSINSENGYLYALRSFDYEQLKDFSFQVEARDAGSPQALAGNATVNILIVDQNDNAPAIVAPLPGRNGTPAREVLPRSAEPGYLLTRVAAVDADDGENARLTYSIVRGNEMNLFRMDWRTGELRTARRVPAKRDPQRPYELVIEVRDHGQPPLSSTATLVVQLVDGAVEPQGGAGAGGGGAGEHQRPSRSGSGETSLDLTLILIIALGSVSFIFLLAMIVLAVRCQKEKKLNIYTCLASDCCLCCCCCGGGGATCCGRQARARKKKLSKSDIMLVQSSNVPSNPAQVPVEESSGFGSHHHNQNYCYQVCLTPESAKTDLMFLKPCSPSRSTDTEHNPCGAIVTGYTDQQPDIISNGSILSNETKHQRAELSYLVDRPRRVNSSAFQEADIVSSKDSGHGDSEQGDSDHDATNRGQSAGMDLFSNCTEECKALGHSDRCWMPSFVPSDGRQAADYRSNLHVPGMDSVPDTEVFETPEAQPGAERSFSTFGKEKALHSTLERKELDGLLTNTRAPYKPPYLTRKRIC, encoded by the exons ATGATTGTGCTATTATTCTTTGCTTTGCTCTGGATGGTGGAAGGAGTCTTTTCTCAGCTTCACTACACGGTACAGGAGGAGCAAGAACATGGTACTTTCGTGGGGAATATCGCTGAAGATCTGGGCTTGGACATTACAAAACTTTCGGCTCGCAGGTTTCAAACGGTGCCCAACTCACGAACCCCTTACTTGGACCTCAACCTGGAGACCGGGGTGCTGTACGTGAACGAGAAGATTGACCGCGAGCAGATCTGCAAGCAGAGCCCCTCCTGTGTCCTGCACCTGGAAGTCTTCCTGGAGAACCCCCTGGAGCTGTTCCGAGTGGAGATCGAAGTGCTGGACATCAATGACAACCCTCCCGCCTTTCCGGAGCCGGACCTGACGGTGGAAATCTCCGAGAGCGCCACACCAGGCACTCGCTTTCCCTTGGAGAGCGCCTTCGACCCAGACGTAGGCACCAACTCCCTACGCGACTACGAGATCACCCCCAACAGCTACTTCTCCCTGGACGTGCAGACCCAGGGGGATGGCAACAGATTCGCCGAGCTGGTGCTGGAGAAACCCCTAGACCGAGAACAGCAAGCGGTGCACCGCTACGTGCTGACCGCGGTCgacgggggaggaggaggagggaagggaggaggaggagaagaaggagggggaGGCCCCGGGGGAGCGGGCCTGCCTCCCCAGCAACAGCGCACCGGCACGGCCCTACTCACCATCCGAGTGCTGGACTCCAACGACAATGTCCCCGCATTCGACCAACCCGTCTACACTGTGTCCCTGCCAGAGAATTCCCCCCCGGGTACGCTCGTTATTCAGCTCAATGCTacagacccagatgaaggccAGAATGGAGAGGTCGTGTACTCCTTCAGCAGCCACATTTCGCCCCGGGCTAGGGAGCTTTTCGGACTCTCCCCGCGCACTGGGAGACTGGAGGTGAGCGGTGAGCTGGACTTTGAAGAAAGCCCGGTGTACCAGGTGTACGTGCaagccaaggacctgggccccaACGCCGTGCCTGCTCACTGCAAGGTGCTAGTACGAGTGCTGGATGCCAACGACAATGCGCCAGAGATCAGCTTCAGTACCGTGAAGGAGGCGGTGAGCGAGGGCGCGGCACCCGGCACGGTGGTGGCCCTGTTCAGCGTGACCGACCGCGACTCTGAAGAGAACGGGCAGGTGCAGTGCGAGCTGCTGGGGGACGTGCCGTTCCGCCTCAAGTCTTCCTTCAAGAATTACTACACCATCGTGACTGAGGCCCCCCTGGACCGAGAGTCCGGAGACTCCTACACCCTGACTGTGGTGGCCCGCGATCAGGGCGAGCCCTCTCTCTCCACCAGTAAGTCGATCCAGGTCCAGGTGTCAGATGTTAATGACAACGCGCCGCGCTTCAGCCAGCCTGTCTACGACGTGTATGTGACCGAAAACAACGTGCCGGGAGCCTATATCTACGCTGTAAGTGCCACTGACCGCGACGAGGGCGCCAATGCCCAACTGGCATACTCCATCCTTGAGTGCCAGATTCAAGGCATGAGCGTCTTCACCTATGTGTCCATCAACTCCGAGAACGGCTACTTGTACGCGCTACGCTCCTTTGACTATGAGCAGCTCAAGGACTTCAGCTTTCAGGTGGAAGCCCGAGACGCCGGTAGCCCCCAGGCGCTGGCGGGCAACGCCACGGTCAACATCCTCATCGTGGATCAGAATGACAACGCCCCTGCCATAGTGGCGCCCCTACCAGGGCGCAACGGGACTCCGGCGCGCGAGGTTCTGCCCCGCTCTGCCGAGCCGGGCTACCTGCTCACCCGCGTGGCTGCAGTAGACGCGGACGACGGTGAGAACGCACGGCTCACCTACAGCATCGTGCGAGGCAATGAAATGAACCTATTTCGCATGGACTGGCGCACCGGGGAGCTCCGCACCGCGCGCAGGGTTCCGGCCAAGCGCGACCCCCAGCGGCCTTACGAGCTGGTGATCGAAGTGCGCGACCATGGGCAGCCGCCCCTGTCCTCCACCGCCACCCTAGTGGTGCAGCTGGTGGACGGCGCCGTGGAGCCCCAGGGCGGAGCCGGGGCAGGCGGCGGAGGAGCCGGTGAACACCAGCGACCAAGCCGCTCTGGCAGCGGGGAGACCTCGCTAGACCTCACTCTCATCCTCATCATCGCGCTCGGGTCGGTGTCCTTCATCTTCCTGCTGGCCATGATCGTGCTGGCCGTGCGCTGCCAGAAAGAGAAGAAGCTAAACATCTACACGTGTTTGGCCAGCgactgctgcctctgctgctgctgctgcggcggtGGGGGCGCGACCTGCTGTGGCCGCCAAGCACGGGCGCGCAAAAAGAAACTCAGCAAGTCGGACATCATGCTGGTGCAAAGCTCCAACGTGCCCAGCAACCCGGCTCAGGTGCCGGTGGAGGAGTCCAGCGGCTTCGGCTCCCACCACCACAACCAGAATTACTGCTACCAGGTGTGCCTGACCCCGGAGTCCGCCAAGACCGACCTGATGTTCCTGAAGCCCTGCAGCCCCTCGCGGAGCACGGACACTGAGCACAACCCCTGCGGGGCCATAGTCACCGGGTACACCGACCAGCAGCCCGACATAATCTCCAATGGAAGCATTTTGTCCAACGAG aCTAAACACCAGCGAGCAGAGCTCAGCTATCTAGTTGACAGACCTCGACGAGTTAACAG TTCTGCATTCCAGGAAGCCGACATAGTAAGCTCTAAGGACAGTGGTCATGGAGACAGTGAGCAGGGAGATAGTGATCATGATGCCACCAACCGCGGCCAGTCGGCTG GTATGGACCTCTTCTCCAACTGCACCGAGGAGTGTAAAGCACTGGGCCACTCAGATCGGTGCTGGATGCCTTCTTTTGTCCCCTCTGATGGACGCCAGGCTGCCGATTATCGCAGCAATCTTCATGTTCCCGGCATGGACTCTGTTCCAGACACTGAGGTGTTTGAAACTCCAGAAGCTCAGCCCGGAGCAGAGCGGTCCTTCTCAACCTTTGGAAAAGAGAAGGCCCTGCATAGCACGCTGgagaggaaggagctggatggactGCTGACTAATACACGAGCGCCTTACAAACCACCATATTTGA